The stretch of DNA GCAATCGGCGCGCGGCTTCGAGGTCGGTTGCGGCGAAGGCCGCATGGTGCGGCGCATGTCGCGCCTGCTGCGCCAGGTTGACGGCGCCGACATCTCCAAGAAGATGGTGCGGGCGGCGCGCGCCCGCACTCCGAACGCCGAGATCTTCCTGAGCAGCGGCACCGACTGCGGCGAGGCCCCGTCCGGCGCCTACGATTTCGCCTACTGCGCGATCTCGATGCAGCACATCTGCGTGTACGACACCCGCGCCCGCATCCTCGACGACATCGTGCGCATCCTGCGTCCCGACGGCTGCGCCACGCTGCAGTTCTTCTTCTCGCGCTACTACCCGTACTGCCGCACCGCGCCGCCGCCCGCCAACGAGGCCTTCCTGGTCGACATCCACCACATCGACCGCCTGCACGCGCGCTGGACCGAGAACCGCTGGGACGCGGCCGGCACCAACAGCGCCTGCGACGTCGCCTTCGGCACCGACGACATCCCGCGCGTGCTGGAAGACTTCGGCCGCTGGTTCCGCCAGGCCGACGTCTGGTTCCACGACATCTCGCTGGGGCGGCCGGACGCGCGCGGCGGGCGCGAGCGCGTCCTGCCCGAGGTCCATCCCAACTGCCATGGTTGGGACGACGCCTGGTTCACGCACATGGCCTTTTTCCACCTGCGCGGGCCAAAAAAATGACACAGGCGCCGGTCCTGGCCAGCTGCTCGGTGGTGGCCTACGCCAATCCCACGGAGCAGATCGAACGCTTGCTGCGCGGGGTGAGCGGCAGCTGGCCGCGGCTGCTGATCTACCTGATCGAGAATTCGCCCGAGGACCGCCTGCGCAGCCTGGCGCCGCGCTACCAGGCCCTGTACTGGCACCAGCCGGACAATCCGGGCTTCGGCCGTTCGCACAACCGCGCCATGCGCGCCGCGATGGAAGCCGGCAGCCGCTACCACTTCGTGCTCAATCCCGATATCTATTTTT from Massilia varians encodes:
- a CDS encoding class I SAM-dependent methyltransferase — protein: MQKTFYDDSPADVEEIVGNYDYHENFPYETHLLHLYGDIRKPVLADPQSARGFEVGCGEGRMVRRMSRLLRQVDGADISKKMVRAARARTPNAEIFLSSGTDCGEAPSGAYDFAYCAISMQHICVYDTRARILDDIVRILRPDGCATLQFFFSRYYPYCRTAPPPANEAFLVDIHHIDRLHARWTENRWDAAGTNSACDVAFGTDDIPRVLEDFGRWFRQADVWFHDISLGRPDARGGRERVLPEVHPNCHGWDDAWFTHMAFFHLRGPKK